A window of the Macrobrachium rosenbergii isolate ZJJX-2024 chromosome 13, ASM4041242v1, whole genome shotgun sequence genome harbors these coding sequences:
- the LOC136844734 gene encoding heterogeneous nuclear ribonucleoprotein U-like protein 1, translating into MEELGNWYDGCMKSEKIDIKEELIEPKQELSDTEDRRGEKRRAHSWSHSPDSKKQRPGRIKRKPDTDLEGPPPRSFSANVKVKPPKIKQESAEPSHEPFEESRGEKRQASSQQEPLDSKRYLLESFDYDEEAVILDWYNRDLSLIIDKETFLSAKPVTSDGFAYVWHGVRATYGFQRGRVFYEVKVEDHLAVPHLEGEQHPHIVRCGWSIDDAGMTLGEEPFSYGYGGTAEASTGLLSRKYGRPFGKGDVIGCFLDMDSRPITMSFSVNGRSFGKCFEVSHHKLRGRALFPHILTKNCSFKVNFGSDCPWSQPMARYRFVGHIPLKERVLGSQAMIRDRFLNWMIYLSRNFKVKLTYAIQEFQIRNLSKCSYSSQYATKAAPTLNTSEITEFSQTKFSWSK; encoded by the exons aTGGAAGAACTTGGAAATTGGTATGATGGTTGCATGAAAAGTGAGAAAATTGATATAAAGGAAGAGTTGATAGAACCAAAGCAGGAGCTATCCGATACAGAAGATAGacgaggagaaaagagaagagctCATTCTTGGTCACATTCTCCAGATTCAAAGAAGCAAAGACCAGGGC gcatTAAGAGGAAACCAGATACTGATCTTGAAGGTCCACCACCAAGGAGTTTTTCTGCTAATGTTAAAGTTAAGCCACCCAAAATCAAACAAGAATCTGCTGAACCAAGTCATGAACCCTTTGAAGAGAGTCGAGGTGAGAAGCGGCAAGCATCCAGCCAACAAGAACCCCTAGATTCCAAGAGATATCTTCTTGAAAGTTTTGATTATGATGAAGAGGCAGTGATTCTTGACTGGT ACAACCGTGATTTGAGTTTGATTATAGATAAGGAGACCTTCTTGAGTGCAAAACCTGTGACCTCAGATGGTTTTGCTTATGTATGGCATGGAGTTCGTGCTACATATGGCTTCCAGCGTGGTCGCGTATTTTATGAGGTTAAAGTAGAAGATCACTTGGCAGTTCCTCACCTTGAAGGGGAGCAACATCCCCACATTGTAAGATGTGGGTGGTCCATTGATGATGCTGGAATGACGCTTGGAGAGGAGCCCTTCAGCTATGGTTATGGTGGAACAGCAGAGGCATCCACAGGCTTGCTATCCAGA AAATATGGACGACCCTTTGGAAAAGGTGATGTCATAGGCTGCTTTTTGGACATGGATTCTAGGCCCATCACCATGTCATTTAGTGTGAATGGGAGGAGTTTTGGGAAGTGCTTCGAAGTGTCTCACCATAAGCTACGGGGAAGGGCTTTGTTTCCCCACATCTTGACCAAGAATTGTAGTTTCAAG GTGAACTTTGGGTCAGATTGTCCATGGTCCCAGCCCATGGCAAGATATAGATTTGTTGGTCATATCCCTCTGAAGGAGAGGGTGTTGGGTTCACAGGCGATGATACGTGACAGATTCTTGAA CTGGATGATTTATTTGTCAAGAAACTTCAAAGTAAAGTTGACCTACGCTATTCAAGAGTTCCAGATTCGCAACTTATCAAAATGTTCATATTCTAGCCAGTATGCCACAAAGGCTGCCCCTACCTTAAACACCTCAGAGATCACTGAATTTTCTCAAACTAAATTTTCTTGGAGTAAATGA